From a single Miscanthus floridulus cultivar M001 chromosome 8, ASM1932011v1, whole genome shotgun sequence genomic region:
- the LOC136469916 gene encoding uncharacterized protein yields MELIKNLKGAQRLTKFLATLSHFISCLGEQGMPLYKLLKKSDHFEWTQEAQEALTRLKDFLTTSSVLTSPLMRETLLLYTTTTPHTISIALVVEHEEEGHVLKVQWPTLLLYTTTTPHTISIALVVEHKVEGHVLKVQWLVYFISEVLSDSKARYLRIQKLLYAVLITKCKL; encoded by the coding sequence ATGGAGCTAATCAAAAACCTAAAAGGAGCTCAAAGGCTCACCAAGTTTCTAGCCACGCTCAGCCACTTTATATCATGCCTTGGGGAACAAGGTATGCCACTATACAAGCTCCTAAAGAAATCCGATCATTTTGAGTGGACGCAGGAAGCTCAGGAAGCGCTCACAAGGCTAAAGGACTTCCTCACTACATCGTCGGTCCTAACCTCCCCTTTGATGAGGGAGACTCTGCTCCTTtacaccaccaccacgccgcacACTATCAGCATAGCTCTGGTGGTGGAGCACGAGGAGGAGGGCCATGTCCTCAAGGTCCAATGGCCGACTCTGCTCCTttacaccaccaccacgccacacACTATCAGCATAGCTCTAGTGGTGGAGCACAAGGTGGAGGGCCATGTCCTCAAGGTCCAATGGCtagtgtacttcatcagtgaagtcctCTCTGACTCGAAGGCCCGGTACCTGAGGATCCAAAAGCTCCTCTACGCCGTGCTCATCACCAAGTGCAAGCTCTAG